The Lepus europaeus isolate LE1 chromosome 5, mLepTim1.pri, whole genome shotgun sequence genome includes the window tgccTTGGCTTTTATAACATGTTTTGAGTCTGAATAATTATCACCCTTCATTTAATTTGTTCCCTAGGAGATGCAGAATGCATGGTTGTAACACCTTATAAATCTCCTTTTAAATTGATGAAGTTTATCCCTTTCTAGCTTTTTATGGAGATTAACAGAAGATGCTCAAAAACATTTCTGAAAGCCGACCTGGAACACAGAGCTCTCAGATATCCACATTTAAGTATTTTGCTTTGCGCTCAGGATTGTCAGCTTGATGTGTGAGCTTTCTGCTTTTgcaattattttaaatgcagttaTTAAATCCCTTCGGGAAATTGTTCTCTAGTTCTTGCATTTTCTTATGTATCCCTTCTTTTATTTAGCCAAGATACTAAAAGTATGTTTTGTTTGAGAAATATACTTGCTTTtcacagagaaatgaaaagagatgGGGAATGCAGGGAGGCTGGCAGAAGCTAGAAAATAGAGCTCAAAGAGGAGAGAAACTATTATAGTGAGTCAAATTTTCAGTTTTAGATGAAGGCTTGAAGAGTGGAAGAAAGAAATCAGGATTTAACCCCAAACAAAATGTAAGGTAAGCATATTTACCATACAAAAAAACACCCATTTACTTGTATAATTATTAActagtttcaaaataaaattgaggTGACCATTTCCAAATCTTTCATTAGAAGATGAGACTTGTGGTCCAGGAGGAaaatggcggcggcggcggcagctggGTCCAGGGTTTCTCGGCTTCTAGGTCGGTCCCGCCTCCAGGTGCGGCGGCCTATGTCGAGCGGCGAGCCTGGCGAGGAGGGCTCAGCTCGCATGTGGAAGGCCCTCACCTACTTCGTCGTGCTCCCCAGCGTGGGCGTGAGCATGCTGAATGTCTACCTGAAGTCGCACCACGAAGAGCACGAGAGACCCGAGTTCATCGCCTACCCCCATCTCCGCATCAGGTCCAAGCCCTTTCCCTGGAGAGGTGGGAACCATACTCTGTTCCATAACCCTCATGTGAATCCACTTCCAACTGGCTACAAAGATGAATAACGAGAACCTGGACCCTCACAGGCACCGGGGACCACCACTCTGCATGCGGACCACAGAAGTCTATGGGACCTTAAGCGCACCTTCCTTAGTTGTATCAAATGACGACCATCAtactgatcttccatctctttGCTTATGGCAGGAGATgacttaaataaataacttaaaccttaaaaaaaaaaaaaagatgagacttGTAAGTAATGCAATAACTTCAATATttcaatgaatgaaataaaagatgGACTCTCTTGTTCCTAATTACTAAATTAAGATTATCAACAATATAATTAAGGATTTTTAGTTTAATTGTCATCAAATATATAAACCAAGGATGGCAAATATCTGGCATAAAAGCATTACTATATGATGACACTCCcatggcagacatcactaatcgatCACAAGGCCTTTTCTTATGTGTCATTGGAAGCTTCCAAGTCCTTCTCATCACAACATTGCAA containing:
- the LOC133760858 gene encoding cytochrome c oxidase subunit 6A1, mitochondrial-like, translating into MAAAAAAGSRVSRLLGRSRLQVRRPMSSGEPGEEGSARMWKALTYFVVLPSVGVSMLNVYLKSHHEEHERPEFIAYPHLRIRSKPFPWRGGNHTLFHNPHVNPLPTGYKDE